From a single Arachis hypogaea cultivar Tifrunner chromosome 3, arahy.Tifrunner.gnm2.J5K5, whole genome shotgun sequence genomic region:
- the LOC112734284 gene encoding integrin-linked protein kinase 1 — MESIAAQLKRGISRQFSSGSLRRNMSRQFTRQASLDPRRNNLRFSFGRQSSLDPIRRSPVTPRDGEDDQELTVPDNLDSTMQLLFMACRGDVKGVEDLLNDGIDVNSIDLDGRTALHIAACEGHVEVCALLLSRKANIDARDRWGSTAAADAKYYGNTEVYYMLKARGAKVPKTRKTPMTVTNPREVPEYELNPLELQVRKSDGISKGVYQVAKWNGTKVAVKILDKDSYSDPDSINAFKHELTLLERVRHPNVVQFVGAVTQNVPMMIVREYHAKGDLASYIQKKGRLSLSKVLRFSLDIARGMNYLHECKPEPVLHCDLKPKNILLDNGGQLKIAGFGNVRLSHISPDKAKLAEPVSNIDLLSVYLAPEIYKDEVFDRSVDAYSFGLILYEMIEGVQPFHHHSADEALRMMCLEGNRPPFKVKAKHYPPDLKELIEECWDREPVVRPTFSQVIVRLDKIVSNGSKHGWWKDTFKLPWK; from the exons ATGGAGAGCATTGCCGCGCAGCTGAAGCGCGGCATATCGCGGCAATTTTCGTCGGGTTCGCTTCGTCGGAACATGAGCCGCCAGTTCACGAGACAGGCGTCGCTGGACCCTCGCCGGAACAATCTCAGGTTCAGCTTCGGGAGGCAGTCGTCGCTCGACCCGATCCGGCGAAGTCCGGTGACGCCGAGGGACGGGGAGGACGACCAAGAGCTCACGGTTCCGGACAACCTCGATTCCACCATGCAGCTTCTGTTCATGGCGTGCAGAGGTGACGTTAAGGGCGTTGAGGACCTCCTCAACGATGGCATCGATGTAAATAGCATCGATCTCGATGGACGCACTGCGCTTCACATCGCCGCTTGTGAGGGCCACGTTGAGGTCTGCGCTCTCCTTCTCAGCCGCAAGGCTAACATCGACGCTCGGGATCGCTGGGGCAGCACG GCAGCGGCTGACGCCAAATATTATGGAAATACAGAAGTTTATTATATGCTGAAGGCCCGTGGAGCAAAAGTGCCG AAAACCAGGAAAACTCCAATGACTGTTACAAATCCTCGTGAGGTTCCAGAATATGAACTCAATCCCTTAGAACTCCAGGTTCGGAAGAGTGATGGAATTTCAAAG GGGGTATATCAAGTAGCTAAATGGAATGGCACAAAGGTTGCAGTGAAGATACTAGATAAGGACAGTTATTCAGATCCTGATAGCAT AAATGCCTTCAAGCACGAGCTCACGTTATTAGAAAGGGTACGGCATCCTAATGTGGTCCAATTTGTTGGAGCTGTCACTCAAAATGTACCAATGATGATTGTGAGAGAGTACCATGCTAAG GGTGACCTTGCAAGCTATATTCAGAAGAAAGGCCGGCTTTCCCTATCAAAAGTTCTACGGTTTTCTCTTGATATTGCTAG GGGAATGAACTATCTTCATGAATGCAAACCAGAACCAGTTCTCCACTGTGATTTAAAGCCAAA AAATATTTTGCTGGATAATGGAGGTCAACTAAAGATAGCTGGGTTTGGAAATGTGAGATTATCGCATATCTCACCTGATAAAGCAAAGCTGGCAGAGCCTGTCTCCAACATTGACCTTTTAA GCGTGTACTTGGCTCCAGAGATTTACAAAGATGAAGTATTTGACAGAAGCGTGGACGCATATTCTTTTGGTCTCATCTTATATGAG ATGATTGAGGGTGTACAGCCCTTCCATCACCACTCTGCGGATGAGGCCTTGAGAATGATGTGCCTAGAAGGGAATAGACCACCATTCAAGGTCAAAGCAAAACATTATCCTCCGGATTTGAAAGA GTTGATTGAGGAATGTTGGGATCGAGAACCTGTTGTCAGGCCAACATTTTCCCAGGTCATTGTACGGTTGGATAAAATTGTTTCAAATGGTTCGAAACACGGATGGTGGAAAGATACTTTTAAACTTCCTTG GAAATAA